The Dehalobacter sp. DCM sequence GATTGCTATGACGGATTGTATTTGGCACGCGTATCCGAACAGCATCGTGAAATGTATCAGGTGATCAGTGAACAGGGCGAATTACAGGCGAGTGTCTCGGGAAAGTTGGCTTATCAGGCCAGTGGCTGCGAAGACTTCCCGGCTGTGGGTGACTGGGTCATGATCGACAGGGACGATGACCGCAGCGGCAGGGCTGTGATTCATCACATTTTAAAGCGCCAAAGTGTGTTTGTCCGCAAAGCGGCTGGAACGGCGAATACTCTGCAAATCATCGCGGCCAACATCGATCAGGTATTTCTCTGCATGTCCTTAAACGCAGATTTCAACCTGCGCCGACTGGAACGATACCTTGCCATCGCCTGGGACAGCGGGTCTACCCCGGTGGTCGTCTTGACCAAAACGGACTTATGTGCTGATTTGAGCCAAAAACTGGCTGAGATCGCCACGGTGTGCGTGGGCTGTGATGTCATCACCTGCTCCAGCCTTGAGGACTACGGCTATGAACAGGTTGTTTCTTATCTGACCAAAGGCAAAACAATCGCCTTGCTGGGTTCTTCCGGGGTCGGCAAATCCACCCTGATCAACCGGCTGATGAACAGCGAGATCCTCGCCACCCATGAAACCCGTAAAGACGATAAAGGACGGCATACGACGACACATCGCCAGCTAATGCTCCTGCCTCAGGGCACGATCGTCATCGACACGCCGGGGATGCGTGAATTGCACTTAAGTTCAGCGGATCTGTCCCGGTCCTTTGACGATATTGCGGATTTGGCAACAGGATGCAAATTCCCGGATTGTTCACACACTGCCGAACCGGGCTGTGCCGTTAGAGAAGCCATTGCGGCAGGAGAGCTGCCCCAGGAACGTTTTGAGAACTATCTTAAGCTGCAAAAAGAACTCGACTATGAAGGCCTGAACTTCCGACAGCGGGAACAGGAGAAAATCAAGCGCATGTTCGGAAGTAAGGGCGAAATGAAGCAGCTGATGCAGCACGTTAAAAACAAGAGACACTATACAAATAATCGACAATAAGAAAAACCGCCCGGCCAATCGCGCAATCAGTATCCGATTGCACTTTAGCCGGGCGTTTTTTTATTCACGCTACGAATTCTTCACGTGATTCTAAAGTCTTGGTATTTTGCCCTGCAAAGATGGCTGCGGGGCGGTCGGCATCCCTCCGGGAAGGAGGTGATGCCATGGAAGTATATCAAGCACTTACCCTGATGATATCCTTTGGAAGCTCGCATACATTGAACTGGCTTGATTATCTTTAATCATAAGAACGATTATCTCCTTAGGGCAATGGACAATAACGGTAATATTTCATTTTGTTTAAGTGCCTATGCTAAATTGTCCATTATTGATTTTTCTCTACCCATACACTTCTCCAGAAATACCTCTGTAATAACCGGATCAAATTGCGTGCCGGAACATCGTTTTATTTCTTTTCTCGCTTCCATTTCAGATAAACCATTGCTGTAAGGCCGATAGCAAGTCATGGCGTCGCAGGCGTCAGCTATGGCAATAATCCTTGCTTGCAATGAGATTTCGTCGCCTTTTAAACCTTTGGGATAGCCTTGGCCATCCCACCTTTCATGATGTTCCAGGATATAGCCGGCAATTTCGGAAAACTCATTGGCTGAACTCAATATTCTATACCCGATTTCCGGATGCCTTTTTATTTCTTTCCATTCTTCACCAGTTAAACGATGGGGTTTATTCAGGATTTTTTCATTTACTCCCATTTTTCCGATATCATGCATCAATCCGGCTATTTTAATCTGATTCACCATCTCTTTATTTAACTTCATACTGATAGCGATGGTTTCACAAATCTCGCTGACCCTCTTGGAATGGGACATCTCTCTATTGCTTTTTGCGAATAACGCATTCATAATCAAATCGATGGTTTTGCTTCTTTGGCTGGAACTTTCATAGAGCTTTTGTCTGTACATATTGTCTTCAGCTTTTTTTATGATCTCCTGGATATCTTCTTCTGATTGATATTTTGTTTCATAACCGAAAGAAATAGAAATGTCAATGGTTTCTACTTTTTTGTTGATGATTCGGTCTGTAATGCGCTTCATAATCTGTTGGACGGTCGGGGTATCGGTTCTGGGTAAGATAATTACGAATTCATCCCCTCCCAGCCTGGCGATGATGTCGCCGGACCGGCAGCCATCCCTGATCTCCTGGGCCGCCTTCATAAGGAGCTCATCTCCTTTAGCATGGCCGAAGGAGTCATTAATAAGCTTCAATCCATTAATATCCGCCATGATAATGGATAGGGGAAGGTTTTTTTCCGTATCTTTTCTGATCAACTCTTCTTCATAAAATCTTCGATTATAGAGTCCGGTAAGGTCGTCGTGATTACTTAAATACTCCAGGTTGTCTTTCGTTTCTATTAATGCTTTCTCACTCTTTTTCCGCGCTTCATTTTCTTTCTTTAAATCATCCAACAGTCTTAAGGTTTTGGAATGGGCTTTTCTGAGCTCACGGGTTTGCTCTTCAACCAATCTTGCCAGTCGTTCCTTTTCATCGCGTTTTTCTCTATTGGCGTTTTTAATTTTCAGCATCGCGCGAATCTGGGCAGTGAGTTCACATTCATCAATCGGTTTAGCAAGAAAAGCTTCAGCACCACATTCGAGCGCACGGATGCGGTGCTCTTTATCCCCTTTGATTGCCGTGATAAAAACCACAGGGATGTCGCTTAAGTTTCTGTCCACTTTCAGCTTTCTGCACACTTCAAATCCGTCCATTCCCGGCATTACGATGTCGAGCAGGATTACATCCGGATCTTCCTCCGCAGCCAGTTTAAGGCCTATTTCACCGTTAAGCGCCTTCAATAATAAGGCTTCAGGGAAAATCTCTTTTAATAGCGCTTCTAAGCTGATGAGATTATCATGGTTATCATCAACCGCTAAAATCTTCAAGCTTCTATTCTCCATAAAGCACCTCTCTTATTACTTGCCAAAACTGCTTCTCGATGATGGGTTTTGCTATAAAAGCATCAAATCCGTAGGCCAGAATGGTTTCGCGTTCAATCAACATCGCGCTGGCAGTCAGGGCAATGACAGGGATATGGCTTAATTCAGGCATCTTTCTTATCGCTTGGAAAGCTTCGATACCATCCATAACGGGCAGTGCGATATCCATTAAGATCAGATTTGGCATGTGCTGCTTTGCTATATCCACGCTTTGATTACCGTCAGTTGCTTCCAAAACAACATACTGATCGGCCAGCAATGCTTTCACACTCAGCATGTTGTCCGGGTTATCCTCCACTACCAAAACCACCGGTTTTCCTTGAATCGGCCTGCCTTCACGACGCGTTTTTTCCTCTTCCAGAGTTTGTGGAAATAACATGGTTGTCACTGCATTTTGGAGTTCGATTCGATTCACATCGCCTTTTTGAATAAGCTGATGAACATGATTCCGTTTTAAAAATTTCAGTTCTTCTTTGGTAATATGCTTGGCGGTCAATATGAGCACCGGAATATGCGCTGTCACCTCCGCATCTCTTAAGGCTTTCAGTACTGCAAATCCGTCTATACCGGGCATCATCAAATCTAAAATGATGGCGTCGGGAATGGTTTGCTCAACAATTGCGAAAGCTTCACCTGCGGCACGAGCGACCTCTATTCGATAGCCGATTTCTTCCATTAAATCTTTAATCTGAATGATAGCCGGTTCGCTGTCTTCAATCAGCAGTACGGTTTTCTTTGACGGGTCAGGCGTTACGCTGAGTAATTTATGTTTGTTCATATTTATCAAACCCGACGGCTTGCCGGAAATGTCTTCTTCTATCTGTCCGTTGATCATCCCGTTTTCTCCGGCATATCTCAGCGGCAGATACAAAGTAAACTCCGATCCTTGATGAAGGATGCTTTTTGCTGAAATTGTACCGCCCAGCATTTCGGCGTATTTTTTGGCAATGGCTAAACCCAATCCGGTCCCGCCATATTTCCGGGATGTGCTGTTGTCAGCCTGCCGGAACTCATCGAAAATATATGGCAGGTATATTTCAGCTATTCCTATCCCGGTATCAGATACCGAAACCATTAATTTCTGATCACTTTGCCGCATGGATACCGCAACCTTTCCTTCTTCAGTAAACTTCACGGCGTTGCTGATCAAATTCTGCATTATATGCCGGAATTTATCGACATCACTGGTGATGATTTGTTTAGCGTCTTCATTAAAACTGAGCAGGTCAATATTCTTTTCTTTGGCGATTGGCTGGAACATTTCAACAACTTCGTCAATGACGTCATTTACGCAAAAGTCTATGATTTCTGTTTCCTCACGCCCGGCTTCAATACGGGAAATATCCAAAATGTCATTGATGAGTAATAGGAGATTTTTCCCGTTGCGCTCGATGACTTCCAGATAATGGTGTTCTTCTTCCGGAATCTTAGCGGAAAGCCGCCGGTTAAGAACTCCGGAAAGAGCGATGACTGAATTCAGCGGGGTGCGAAGCTCATGACTCATGTTTGATAAAAAATTTGTTTTGAGATGACTGGCTTCATCCAACAGATTTTTCTGCATTTCCAATTCAGCGTTTTGCTGCATAAGCTCAACGGTTTGCGTTTGAAGTTCGCTTTTTTGAGCATCCAATTCTCTGTTTTGCCGCTCTAATACTTCGGTAAATTCCTGGATTTTGCGGTAGGCCAATACCCCTTCGATGCGCGCGCTCATAGTAACTGTCGTGTTGCGAATCAATTCAATCGCTTGCTGATCAAACCGGTCGATATTAATGAGAGAAATAATGGCAGTGATCTGATCGCCGGCCATAATTGGGATCGTTACGATTTCGCGGGGAATCAATTTTCCGTTCACTGTGTGAAACAAAAAACGAGTATCTTCCGGAATGTTCTTGATATGCTGAAGCTGACGCGTTGTCAGAACAGGCCCGAATTCGCCTTCGAGGTTGGCCGCGTCAAAAGACACCCTGGCTTTGTCTTCCAGTCCGATGGACGCGAAGTGGTCGTAAGTCTTTTGATCATCACTTAACAGATAAATCGCCGCCATTTGGCAACCGGTATGATTGAGGAGAGCATTCAGTGTTTCGCGGAAAAACTGTTTGGTATCATAAACGCTCAGCATTACAGAAGTAAGTTTTGAGGTCTTAGCATTCAAGATTATGTTTTGTTGGATGCTTGCTGCCAACTCATTAAAGGCAGACGTCAGAACTCCGAACTCATTTTTTAACGCATAGGCAGACCGGGCGTCAAGATCTCCTTTTTGAAACCGGTGTGTTGCGTTGGTAAGTTCATTGAGCGGTTGATTAATATTACGTAACAATCGGTAATTAACAACGAGAGAGAGCAGCAGAATCACGGCAATAAGCAATATCAATTGCCAGTTCAGCAAATTATGTAACTCCTCTGAATCTTGGTATAAGTTGTTGGCTTTGTTATAAGCAAATGTGTCAATTTTTTCAATACGGGCCAGCATCTGGTCCCGATAGGATCCGACATAGCCTCCCGGAAGGAGGTTCTTTTTTACGGTATCTATTTCTCCGGCCAGCGCTAGATTAACATTATCCTGACGGGCTATTGTCCACTTGTCAAAGGCGTTCTTCGCTTCGTCGATATCGGTCTTAGGCCCCAGGTACCTTTCGTATAAGACATCAAATTGCTTTAAAGCATCCTGATGGGATAACTCCGTTAATTGCAAGGATTGGCGTTTCTCATCGTCACTTGTTGCCAGCATCAGATCTTTCAAGCTTAATCGCATCGTCAGGATATCATTCTCAAGATGACCGATTGCTTGTCTTATTTGTAATGGATGATTATAGATTGTTTCAGTCTGCAGGTTCAGCTGATCGGATTGATAGAAAGAGACAACCCCTAGCACAACAACAAATAGTAACGTAGAGGCAATACTTATTTTAAGCTGCGTACCAATTGTCATGTTTTTTGCTTTCATGAAATCCTCCTCTTGAATACGAATAACTTTAATACGAATAATTCGTGAATATTGTTGAGGGCATCTGAACCATCTTTAGTTTACTGGTTTTTTGAATTAATGCTGTTTCTGCTTCGCCTGTGACCAGATATCCAATATACGATAGTGATTTTTGTAATTTGTCTATGATAAGCTGTTGTATTTCCGGCTTATAGTAGAATAATAAATTGCTGCAGATCACAAGATCAAAATCCCC is a genomic window containing:
- a CDS encoding HD domain-containing protein — its product is MENRSLKILAVDDNHDNLISLEALLKEIFPEALLLKALNGEIGLKLAAEEDPDVILLDIVMPGMDGFEVCRKLKVDRNLSDIPVVFITAIKGDKEHRIRALECGAEAFLAKPIDECELTAQIRAMLKIKNANREKRDEKERLARLVEEQTRELRKAHSKTLRLLDDLKKENEARKKSEKALIETKDNLEYLSNHDDLTGLYNRRFYEEELIRKDTEKNLPLSIIMADINGLKLINDSFGHAKGDELLMKAAQEIRDGCRSGDIIARLGGDEFVIILPRTDTPTVQQIMKRITDRIINKKVETIDISISFGYETKYQSEEDIQEIIKKAEDNMYRQKLYESSSQRSKTIDLIMNALFAKSNREMSHSKRVSEICETIAISMKLNKEMVNQIKIAGLMHDIGKMGVNEKILNKPHRLTGEEWKEIKRHPEIGYRILSSANEFSEIAGYILEHHERWDGQGYPKGLKGDEISLQARIIAIADACDAMTCYRPYSNGLSEMEARKEIKRCSGTQFDPVITEVFLEKCMGREKSIMDNLA
- the rsgA gene encoding ribosome small subunit-dependent GTPase A, whose amino-acid sequence is MEYHHLKEYGLTDYFIRQADCYDGLYLARVSEQHREMYQVISEQGELQASVSGKLAYQASGCEDFPAVGDWVMIDRDDDRSGRAVIHHILKRQSVFVRKAAGTANTLQIIAANIDQVFLCMSLNADFNLRRLERYLAIAWDSGSTPVVVLTKTDLCADLSQKLAEIATVCVGCDVITCSSLEDYGYEQVVSYLTKGKTIALLGSSGVGKSTLINRLMNSEILATHETRKDDKGRHTTTHRQLMLLPQGTIVIDTPGMRELHLSSADLSRSFDDIADLATGCKFPDCSHTAEPGCAVREAIAAGELPQERFENYLKLQKELDYEGLNFRQREQEKIKRMFGSKGEMKQLMQHVKNKRHYTNNRQ
- a CDS encoding response regulator, with the protein product MKAKNMTIGTQLKISIASTLLFVVVLGVVSFYQSDQLNLQTETIYNHPLQIRQAIGHLENDILTMRLSLKDLMLATSDDEKRQSLQLTELSHQDALKQFDVLYERYLGPKTDIDEAKNAFDKWTIARQDNVNLALAGEIDTVKKNLLPGGYVGSYRDQMLARIEKIDTFAYNKANNLYQDSEELHNLLNWQLILLIAVILLLSLVVNYRLLRNINQPLNELTNATHRFQKGDLDARSAYALKNEFGVLTSAFNELAASIQQNIILNAKTSKLTSVMLSVYDTKQFFRETLNALLNHTGCQMAAIYLLSDDQKTYDHFASIGLEDKARVSFDAANLEGEFGPVLTTRQLQHIKNIPEDTRFLFHTVNGKLIPREIVTIPIMAGDQITAIISLINIDRFDQQAIELIRNTTVTMSARIEGVLAYRKIQEFTEVLERQNRELDAQKSELQTQTVELMQQNAELEMQKNLLDEASHLKTNFLSNMSHELRTPLNSVIALSGVLNRRLSAKIPEEEHHYLEVIERNGKNLLLLINDILDISRIEAGREETEIIDFCVNDVIDEVVEMFQPIAKEKNIDLLSFNEDAKQIITSDVDKFRHIMQNLISNAVKFTEEGKVAVSMRQSDQKLMVSVSDTGIGIAEIYLPYIFDEFRQADNSTSRKYGGTGLGLAIAKKYAEMLGGTISAKSILHQGSEFTLYLPLRYAGENGMINGQIEEDISGKPSGLINMNKHKLLSVTPDPSKKTVLLIEDSEPAIIQIKDLMEEIGYRIEVARAAGEAFAIVEQTIPDAIILDLMMPGIDGFAVLKALRDAEVTAHIPVLILTAKHITKEELKFLKRNHVHQLIQKGDVNRIELQNAVTTMLFPQTLEEEKTRREGRPIQGKPVVLVVEDNPDNMLSVKALLADQYVVLEATDGNQSVDIAKQHMPNLILMDIALPVMDGIEAFQAIRKMPELSHIPVIALTASAMLIERETILAYGFDAFIAKPIIEKQFWQVIREVLYGE
- a CDS encoding putative holin-like toxin, translating into MEVYQALTLMISFGSSHTLNWLDYL